The Polypterus senegalus isolate Bchr_013 chromosome 9, ASM1683550v1, whole genome shotgun sequence genome includes a window with the following:
- the LOC120536032 gene encoding calcium-binding mitochondrial carrier protein SCaMC-2-B isoform X4: MLCLCLYVPVPNSAQMEFEYFESKGLPSELKSLFRLSLFIPSQEFTTYRNWRQKIVKAGDKDLDGQLDFEEFVHYLRDHEKKLRLVFKSLDKKNDGHIDSQEIMQSLRDLGVHISEQQAEKILKRIRKGQFWDPVAYMDKNGTMTIDWNEWRDYHLLHPADNIPEIILYWKHSTIFDVGESLTVPDEFTAEEKQTGMWWRHLVAGGVAGAVSRSCTAPLDRLKVLMQVHGSRSNKMCVMGGFAQMIREGGIRSLWRGNGINVIKIAPESAIKFMAYEQIKRLICSNQETLGILERFIAGSLAGAIAQSSIYPMEVLKTRLALRRTGQYSGIANCAKHIFQKEGLKAFYKGYIPNMLGIIPYAGIDLAVYETLKNSWLQRYATDSADPGVFVLLACGTISSSCGQLASYPLALVRTRMQAQASIEGAPQMSMSRLFGHILRTEGAYGLYRGLAPNFMKVIPAVSISYVVYENLKMTLGVHSH; the protein is encoded by the exons ATGCTCTGCCTGTGCCTTTACGTGCCAGTTCCTAACTCTGCTCAGATGGAGTTCGAGTATTTCGAATCTAAAGGTCTGCCATCCGAGCTTAAGTCGCTTTTCCGGCTGAGTTTGTTCATCCCATCTCAGGAATTTACAACGTATCGAAACTGGCGTCAG AAAATTGTTAAGGCTGGTGACAAAGATCTTGATGGCCAACTTGATTTTGAAGAGTTTGTTCATTATCTCAGAGATCATGAGAAGAAATTGCGACTTGTCTTCAAGAGCCTGGACAAGAAAAATGATG GTCATATTGACTCACAAGAGATTATGCAGTCACTCCGGGATCTTGGGGTACATATTTCTGAGCAGCAGGCAGAAAAAATCCTGAAAAG AATTAGGAAGGGTCAGTTCTGGGACCCTGTTGCTTA CATGGACAAAAATGGGACAATGACCATTGACTGGAATGAATGGAGAGACTACCATTTACTACACCCGGCAGACAACATTCCTGAAATTATCCTCTACTGGAAGCACTCCACG ATATTTGATGTGGGTGAAAGCTTGACAGTTCCAGATGAGTTCACTGCTGAGGAGAAACAAACTGGAATGTGGTGGCGGCACCTGGTGGCTGGAGGAGTAGCAGGAGCAGTATCCCGGTCGTGCACTGCCCCACTTGACCGCTTGAAGGTGTTAATGCAG gtTCACGGCTCCAGAAGCAACAAGATGTGTGTTATGGGTGGATTTGCTCAGATGATTCGTGAAGGTGGCATAAGATCTCTCTGGAGAGGGAATGGGATTAATGTTATCAAAATTGCCCCTGAATCTGCCATAAAGTTCATGGCCTACGAGCAG ATCAAACGTTTAATATGCAGCAATCAAGAGACTCTGGGAATACTGGAAAGATTCATAGCTGGTTCCTTGGCAGGAGCAATTGCACAGAGCAGCATTTACCCAATGGAG GTGCTGAAGACTAGGCTTGCACTGCGAAGGACTGGTCAGTATTCTGGAATTGCAAATTGTGCAAAGCACATTTTCCAGAAAGAAGGCCTTAAGGCTTTTTACAAGGGCTACATTCCAAACATGCTTGGGATCATCCCCTATGCTGGTATTGACCTAGCTGTGTATGAG ACTTTGAAAAACTCTTGGCTACAACGTTATGCCACAGATAGTGCTGATCCTGGAGTTTTTGTCCTCCTTGCCTGTGGCACCATCTCAAGCTCTTGTGGACAGCTTGCCAGCTACCCCTTAGCATTGGTCAGAACACGAATGCAAGCACAAG cctCTATAGAAGGAGCCCCTCAGATGTCAATGTCTAGACTTTTTGGACATATTTTAAGGACTGAAGGAGCTTACGGGCTATATCGAGGCCTGGCACCTAACTTTATGAAGGTCATACCAGCTGTCAGCATCAGTTACGTCGTGTATGAGAATCTGAAAATGACCCTAGGAGTCCACtctcattga
- the LOC120536032 gene encoding calcium-binding mitochondrial carrier protein SCaMC-2-B isoform X5 — MLCLCLYVPVPNSAQMEFEYFESKGLPSELKSLFRLSLFIPSQEFTTYRNWRQKIVKAGDKDLDGQLDFEEFVHYLRDHEKKLRLVFKSLDKKNDGHIDSQEIMQSLRDLGVHISEQQAEKILKSMDKNGTMTIDWNEWRDYHLLHPADNIPEIILYWKHSTIFDVGESLTVPDEFTAEEKQTGMWWRHLVAGGVAGAVSRSCTAPLDRLKVLMQVHGSRSNKMCVMGGFAQMIREGGIRSLWRGNGINVIKIAPESAIKFMAYEQIKRLICSNQETLGILERFIAGSLAGAIAQSSIYPMEVLKTRLALRRTGQYSGIANCAKHIFQKEGLKAFYKGYIPNMLGIIPYAGIDLAVYETLKNSWLQRYATDSADPGVFVLLACGTISSSCGQLASYPLALVRTRMQAQASIEGAPQMSMSRLFGHILRTEGAYGLYRGLAPNFMKVIPAVSISYVVYENLKMTLGVHSH, encoded by the exons ATGCTCTGCCTGTGCCTTTACGTGCCAGTTCCTAACTCTGCTCAGATGGAGTTCGAGTATTTCGAATCTAAAGGTCTGCCATCCGAGCTTAAGTCGCTTTTCCGGCTGAGTTTGTTCATCCCATCTCAGGAATTTACAACGTATCGAAACTGGCGTCAG AAAATTGTTAAGGCTGGTGACAAAGATCTTGATGGCCAACTTGATTTTGAAGAGTTTGTTCATTATCTCAGAGATCATGAGAAGAAATTGCGACTTGTCTTCAAGAGCCTGGACAAGAAAAATGATG GTCATATTGACTCACAAGAGATTATGCAGTCACTCCGGGATCTTGGGGTACATATTTCTGAGCAGCAGGCAGAAAAAATCCTGAAAAG CATGGACAAAAATGGGACAATGACCATTGACTGGAATGAATGGAGAGACTACCATTTACTACACCCGGCAGACAACATTCCTGAAATTATCCTCTACTGGAAGCACTCCACG ATATTTGATGTGGGTGAAAGCTTGACAGTTCCAGATGAGTTCACTGCTGAGGAGAAACAAACTGGAATGTGGTGGCGGCACCTGGTGGCTGGAGGAGTAGCAGGAGCAGTATCCCGGTCGTGCACTGCCCCACTTGACCGCTTGAAGGTGTTAATGCAG gtTCACGGCTCCAGAAGCAACAAGATGTGTGTTATGGGTGGATTTGCTCAGATGATTCGTGAAGGTGGCATAAGATCTCTCTGGAGAGGGAATGGGATTAATGTTATCAAAATTGCCCCTGAATCTGCCATAAAGTTCATGGCCTACGAGCAG ATCAAACGTTTAATATGCAGCAATCAAGAGACTCTGGGAATACTGGAAAGATTCATAGCTGGTTCCTTGGCAGGAGCAATTGCACAGAGCAGCATTTACCCAATGGAG GTGCTGAAGACTAGGCTTGCACTGCGAAGGACTGGTCAGTATTCTGGAATTGCAAATTGTGCAAAGCACATTTTCCAGAAAGAAGGCCTTAAGGCTTTTTACAAGGGCTACATTCCAAACATGCTTGGGATCATCCCCTATGCTGGTATTGACCTAGCTGTGTATGAG ACTTTGAAAAACTCTTGGCTACAACGTTATGCCACAGATAGTGCTGATCCTGGAGTTTTTGTCCTCCTTGCCTGTGGCACCATCTCAAGCTCTTGTGGACAGCTTGCCAGCTACCCCTTAGCATTGGTCAGAACACGAATGCAAGCACAAG cctCTATAGAAGGAGCCCCTCAGATGTCAATGTCTAGACTTTTTGGACATATTTTAAGGACTGAAGGAGCTTACGGGCTATATCGAGGCCTGGCACCTAACTTTATGAAGGTCATACCAGCTGTCAGCATCAGTTACGTCGTGTATGAGAATCTGAAAATGACCCTAGGAGTCCACtctcattga
- the LOC120536032 gene encoding calcium-binding mitochondrial carrier protein SCaMC-2-B isoform X6, which translates to MDKNGTMTIDWNEWRDYHLLHPADNIPEIILYWKHSTIFDVGESLTVPDEFTAEEKQTGMWWRHLVAGGVAGAVSRSCTAPLDRLKVLMQVHGSRSNKMCVMGGFAQMIREGGIRSLWRGNGINVIKIAPESAIKFMAYEQIKRLICSNQETLGILERFIAGSLAGAIAQSSIYPMEVLKTRLALRRTGQYSGIANCAKHIFQKEGLKAFYKGYIPNMLGIIPYAGIDLAVYETLKNSWLQRYATDSADPGVFVLLACGTISSSCGQLASYPLALVRTRMQAQASIEGAPQMSMSRLFGHILRTEGAYGLYRGLAPNFMKVIPAVSISYVVYENLKMTLGVHSH; encoded by the exons ATGGACAAAAATGGGACAATGACCATTGACTGGAATGAATGGAGAGACTACCATTTACTACACCCGGCAGACAACATTCCTGAAATTATCCTCTACTGGAAGCACTCCACG ATATTTGATGTGGGTGAAAGCTTGACAGTTCCAGATGAGTTCACTGCTGAGGAGAAACAAACTGGAATGTGGTGGCGGCACCTGGTGGCTGGAGGAGTAGCAGGAGCAGTATCCCGGTCGTGCACTGCCCCACTTGACCGCTTGAAGGTGTTAATGCAG gtTCACGGCTCCAGAAGCAACAAGATGTGTGTTATGGGTGGATTTGCTCAGATGATTCGTGAAGGTGGCATAAGATCTCTCTGGAGAGGGAATGGGATTAATGTTATCAAAATTGCCCCTGAATCTGCCATAAAGTTCATGGCCTACGAGCAG ATCAAACGTTTAATATGCAGCAATCAAGAGACTCTGGGAATACTGGAAAGATTCATAGCTGGTTCCTTGGCAGGAGCAATTGCACAGAGCAGCATTTACCCAATGGAG GTGCTGAAGACTAGGCTTGCACTGCGAAGGACTGGTCAGTATTCTGGAATTGCAAATTGTGCAAAGCACATTTTCCAGAAAGAAGGCCTTAAGGCTTTTTACAAGGGCTACATTCCAAACATGCTTGGGATCATCCCCTATGCTGGTATTGACCTAGCTGTGTATGAG ACTTTGAAAAACTCTTGGCTACAACGTTATGCCACAGATAGTGCTGATCCTGGAGTTTTTGTCCTCCTTGCCTGTGGCACCATCTCAAGCTCTTGTGGACAGCTTGCCAGCTACCCCTTAGCATTGGTCAGAACACGAATGCAAGCACAAG cctCTATAGAAGGAGCCCCTCAGATGTCAATGTCTAGACTTTTTGGACATATTTTAAGGACTGAAGGAGCTTACGGGCTATATCGAGGCCTGGCACCTAACTTTATGAAGGTCATACCAGCTGTCAGCATCAGTTACGTCGTGTATGAGAATCTGAAAATGACCCTAGGAGTCCACtctcattga